Proteins encoded in a region of the Gigantopelta aegis isolate Gae_Host chromosome 13, Gae_host_genome, whole genome shotgun sequence genome:
- the LOC121387150 gene encoding uncharacterized protein LOC121387150, which produces MHVCPVNSESLSGDNADYFQSNRADIPADNNILSVVRQLKKPTAEIKRFGGDPMEYRTFIRQFNIKVVMNSDCDDERMSFLKQFTVGEANRIVSGFSHLPAEQGYPAALKELETRYGDVQLMASAFIKRALGWLTVRADNAKALDDFSILLVECENPVKSIQTVKVLEYLDNIKRLVSKLPFYLHDKWRNIVQHTATQGDIVEFHQLVEFVRDETRKANDPIYGKDGLILEHKAQDGKRQPSKQPGTNRTRASFLNDMSEIVQIENSSAICPAQKERGVRNALQKPKQQFSRKHCTYCDRTTHTTDNCKDVLATPILDRNEFVKSKRLCFGCLKPGNYKNKCYNKLVCATCKSHHPAMLHDDSRVSKLKGVLKTENENSDSKISVQGVCGHTRAGKSECTMAIIPVRVKLKNGLRDVKTYAFFDPGSSVSFCCESLVRELGGMGHRMSITLDAMGNPFSMETYAVDGLQVCDLELENEIDLPRVYTENKIPVSKKLAPTNKDISCWKHLDDINLPDITAEVGLLIGNNVSDAYTPFEVKTGPEGSPHAVNTRLGWIVWNMIREGDKQVEQVDSVFTVNRAEIVAVQEMEQLKQLDKLVRNSIDRDFPERRIDDKKEHSQEDKKFSDIL; this is translated from the coding sequence ATGCATGTGTGTCCTGTTAATAGTGAGTCTCTTTCAGGTGATAATGCTGACTATTTCCAAAGCAATAGGGCTGACATCCCAgctgataataatattttgtctgTTGTCCGCCAGTTGAAGAAACCAACTGCAGAAATTAAAAGATTTGGGGGAGATCCAATGGAATACCGAACATTTATTCGTCAGTTTAACATTAAAGTGGTAATGAACTCTGATTGTGATGATGAACGAATGAGTTTCTTGAAGCAATTTACTGTTGGTGAAGCTAATCGTATTGTCTCTGGATTTAGCCATCTTCCAGCGGAACAGGGATACCCTGCAGCTCTCAAGGAGTTGGAAACGCGATATGGAGATGTACAGCTCATGGCTAGTGCATTTATCAAACGAGCATTGGGTTGGCTGACGGTACGTGCGGACAACGCCAAGGCCCTTGATGACTTTTCCATTCTGTTAGTAGAGTGTGAAAATCCTGTGAAGAGTATCCAGACAGTTAAAGTACTCGAGTATCTAGACAATATAAAACGACTAGTGAGTAAGTTGCCATTTTATCTACATGATAAATGGAGGAACATAGTTCAACACACTGCCACACAAGGAGACATTGTAGAGTTTCATCAGTTGGTGGAGTTTGTAAGAGATGAAACACGAAAGGCAAATGATCCAATTTATGGGAAGGATGGTTTGATCTTGGAGCACAAAGCACAAGATGGAAAACGACAACCTTCTAAGCAACCTGGAACAAATCGTACAAGGGCTAGCTTTCTAAATGATATGTCAGAAATTGTTCAGATTGAAAATTCATCCGCAATTTGTCCAGCTCAGAAAGAACGAGGTGTTAGGAATGCACTGCAGAAACCAAAACAGCAGTTTTCTAGAAAACACTGTACATATTGTGATCGTACCACCCACACGACAGATAACTGTAAGGACGTATTGGCTACGCCCATTTTGGACAGAAATGAATTTGTGAAGTCCAAAAGGCTTTGCTTTGGTTGTCTAAAGCCtggaaattataaaaacaaatgctaCAACAAATTAGTGTGTGCGACCTGTAAGTCTCATCATCCTGCAATGCTGCATGATGATAGCAGAGTCAGCAAGTTGAAAGGTGTGTTAAAAACAGAAAACGAGAATAGCGACAGTAAAATTTCTGTCCAGGGTGTATGTGGTCATACGAGGGCCGGAAAGAGTGAATGTACCATGGCCATTATTCCAGTTAGAGTGAAGCTGAAAAATGGTTTACGCGATGTCAAAACATACGCTTTCTTTGATCCGGGTAGTAGCGTCAGCTTTTGTTGTGAAAGTCTAGTTCGAGAGCTTGGTGGAATGGGTCATCGCATGTCTATCACACTGGATGCAATGGGAAATCCATTTTCGATGGAAACATATGCTGTTGATGGCCTGCAAGTCTGCGACCTGGAATTGGAAAACGAAATTGACCTGCCAAGGGtatatactgaaaacaaaattcccGTTTCTAAGAAACTCGCTCCTACGAATAAGGACATATCTTGCTGGAAACATTTAGATGATATAAATCTTCCAGACATTACAGCCGAGGTCGGCCTGTTAATTGGAAACAATGTATCTGATGCCTATACCCCATTTGAAGTCAAGACCGGACCAGAGGGTAGCCCTCATGCTGTCAATACAAGACTTGGATGGATTGTGTGGAATATGATAAGAGAAGGAGATAAACAAGTTGAACAGGTCGATTCTGTCTTCACAGTAAACCGTGCCGAGATTGTAGCAGTGCAAGAGATGGAACAGCTTAAGCAGTTAGATAAACTGGTGAGAAATTCAATCGATCGAGACTTTCCAGAAAGGCGTATTGATGATAAAAAGGAACACTCCCAGGAAGATAAGAAGTTTTCGGACATTTTGTGA